CGGGACGCGATCCATGAGAGCGAGCAGTGGTTTCACATCAGCCGCGACATCAACGCGGCGCAGTCCTACGGCGAGATCGTCGGGGCGATCGCCCGCAACTTGACGGTGCCCGGGTTTTCGGTCGTCTTGAGCGTCTTCGACGATATTGACGAACACACCGCCACGAAGTCGGACGTCTACACCGTGCGGCTTGACGATCCTGACGGCGCGACGCCGCTGGTCACCGAACAGGGCCGCACCGGTACCTTGAGCGAATGGGTCGTGGCGCAAGACGTGCGGGTGGTCGCCGACATCAGCGCGCTCGATCACGACATTCCGCAAGACGTCATCGAAACGCTGCAATCGGACCCAATTCGACGCTTGAATCGGGGGCATCCGATCCGCGCGCTGATGGCCACGGAGTTGAAGTTAGGGAAACGTGTCATCGGTTCGTTGTGGCTGACCCGGGCCGAACCGTACCCGTTTTCCGACCGCAACGTGCGCCTGATGCGAATCATGAGCGAACTGACCGCCAACGCCGTCGAGCGCGTGTGGCTGTACGCCGAACAAGTCACCGCCGCGCAGCGCCTGCGCGAGGCTGACAACGTGAAGAGCCGTTTTCTCGCCAGCATGAGCCACGAACTGCGCACACCGCTGAACGCCATTCTCAATTTCACGCGGTTCGTCTCCAGTGGCATGTTGGGGCCCATCAACGACGAACAGCTCGACGCACTGAACAAGACGGTATCCAGCAGCAAACACCTGCTCAACCTGATCAACGACGTGCTCGATGTGTCCAAGATCGAATCCGACATGCTGACGCTGTTTGTCGAGCCGGGCGTACTGCTCGGGCCGGAGATCGAAGCCGCCGCAACGGCCGGCGAAGCCCTGCTGGCTGACAAGCCCGTCACGATCGTGCGCGACGTGCCGGCCGACCTGCCGGCTATCGTTGGCGACCGGCGGCGCATCCGGCAAATCCTGCTCAATCTGGTGTCCAACGCCTGCAAATTCACTGACTCAGGCGCGATTACGATCAAAGCCTCGGCCGACGACACCGCGGTACGCATCACGGTGACCGACACCGGGCCGGGAATCCCGCAGGACACGGCCGAGATCATCTTCGAGCCGTTCCGGCAGACAATGCGCGGGATAAGCCACGGAAGCGGCACCGGGCTCGGTTTGCCCATCGCCCGCAAGCTCGTGGAGGCGCACGAAGGCCGGCTGTGGCTGGATACGAGCGTCACGAGCGGGGCATCGTTCGTGGTCGATCTGCCGATCGCCTCCGAGGTGCTCGTCGCCAAGCTGCCCAAAGCGGAGGACGCGACGTGAGCGCGCCTCTAATTGTGTGCATCGAGGACGATCCCTTCAGCGCCGACGTGCTGCGCGGGCTGATTAAAGGCGCACGACCGGACGTGTCGCTGACCGTGTTTTCAGACAGCGCCGACATCCTCGGCCGCGTGGAGACGCTCGGTCAAGTCCCCGCCCTCTTCTTAATCGACATCCACATGCTCCCGCATGACGGCTTCGCCGTTTTGAAGATGCTGCGCGCGGACACACGATTCCGGTCGGTGCGCGTCATCGCCGTAACGGCAAGCGTGATGAACGAGGAAGTCGATATGCTGCGGTCGTCCGGCTTCGACGGCGCGATCGGCAAGCCGCTCGATTTCGACGTATTTCCTAGCCTGCTTGAACGATTATTGAACGGACACGAGGTGTGGTATGTCACCTAGCGCGGCAGCGGCACAGCGTCATGCGCTGGTCATCGACGATAACCGCAGCAACATCGAGGTGCTGACGGCGCTGCTGCGCATGGAGGGCGTGCATGTCACCTCCTTCCTGCGGCCCGATCAGGCACTGGAGTCCCTTGCGGCTCTGAAACCGGTCGACGTGGTGTTCTGCGACATCGAAATGCCGGCGGTGAGTGGATTCGACCTGCTGCCCGAGTTGAAGCGCATCCTCGGAAACGACGTGCCGATCATCGCCTATACCGTGCACACGTCGGAAATCGAACTCGCGCGCCGCCGCGGTTTCAGCGGCTTTCTCGGTAAGCCCGTCGACGGCGAGCAGTTCTCCAAGCACCTCAGCCGCATCCTCGCCGGCCTGCCGGTGTGGGAGATTCCTTAGGTCGGGGCGCTGCCCCTAACCCCGGCAGGAGTTTGCACTCCTGCACCTCCTTACGCGCGGATTTGAGCCGCGTGCGGCTCAAATCCGCAGATAAGGGAGTCCAGAGGGCGCAAACCTTTGGAGAAGCGTTTTACCCGATCGAGTCTTCGACCTGTTCCCAGCCGCCAACGTCACGCAGGCCGAGCAGCAGCACCTTGAGCGGCAGCAAGGCGCAGCGCTGACGGTTAGGCAGCAGCGGCAGGCCGATCATGTCGAGCACTTCCTCGCGCGTGATCTGGCGTGCGTCATCGAGGGTCATCCCCAGCAGGTGATCGCTGAAGAACGACGTCGACGCCTGACTGATGGCGCAGCCCGCACCTTCCCAACCCACCTCGCGGATGACGCCGTCGGGGTCGACGCGCAGCGTGAGACGCACTTGATCGCCGCACAGCGGGTTGTGTTCCTCGTGGTCGAAGTCAGCCGGATTCAGCAAGCCATAGTGCTGCGGGCTGCGCGCTTCTTCGAGGATGATCGTGCGGTAGTCGTCTGCGGAAAACATTACAGCAGTTCCTTCTGAACCAGCGCGAGCCGCTCTGCCAGCGCGTCGATTTCAGCCACCGTGGTATAAAGCGCGACGCTGGCTCTGCTGCTCGCCGTGAGTTTGAGTTCGGTGTGGAGCGGCATGGCGCAGTGGTGCCCGGCGCGCACGGCAATCCCGGACATATCGAGCCACTGCGCGACATCGTGAGCATGCAGGCCGTCGACGGTGAACGTGACTGCTCCGCTGCGCGTGCGCGGGCTGCCAACCAACGCCACACCCGGCAGCGCCGAGAGGCGTTCGGTCGCGTAGTCGGTCAACAGCTCGACGTGTGCCTGTACCGGCTCGCGGCCCAGTTCCTCAAGGAACGCAACAGCCTCGCCCAGCCCGACCGCTTCCGCGATCGACGGCGTGCCGGCCTCGAACTTATACGGCGGCGGGGCGAACGTGCTGCCGGTGAGCCGCACGGTCTCGATCATATCGCCGCCGCCCATGAACGGCGGGGTGGCGTCCAACAGCGCACGCCGCCCGTACAGCACCCCGATTCCGGTCGGGCCGCACATCTTGTGCCCGCTGAACGCGTAGAAATCGACGTCGAGCGCCTGCACATCGACTGGTTGATGAGAAACGGCCTGCGCCCCATCGACGCAGATCAGCGCGCCGTGCTTGTGGGCCAACTGGGCCAACTCGGCGACCGGATTCACCGTGCCGAGCACGTTCGACACATGGGTGACGGTCAGCAGGCGCGTCTGCCCGCCGCTGACGAGCGCCGCCAGCGCGTCCATGTCAAGTTCGCCGGTCGGCGTCAGCGGCGCAAAGACCAGCTCGAAGCCGCGCTCGGCCGCCAGAATTTGCCACGGGACGATGTTGGCGTGATGCTCCATAACCGTCGACACGACGCGGTCGCCGGGACCAAGATTGGCGCGCCCCCACGCATAGGCGACGAGGTTGAGCGCCTCGGTCGTGCCGCGCGTGAAGACGACTTCGCGCCAGCTTGCCGCGTTGATGAAGCGCCCGATTGTCTTGCGT
The sequence above is a segment of the Candidatus Flexicrinis affinis genome. Coding sequences within it:
- a CDS encoding HAMP domain-containing histidine kinase, which produces MISRPSLPSWLMPPDFADRQARRRGRMLYGLLWVILLTGVPLLIAVDFAGASFWAIVATEAVMVAMLVLVKRGQIVLPSVVIPSVILLLVAFTMIRGEGIRDVAVVGTFVVVSFAGLLLGARGLLAFTLLTILTFGLIGYLEMSGVVVVTFDLATVPQDVVIFAATIALFAVLQRLTLQYLFDNLSAAETSERTLYERNAELEASRAEIANLNLGLEERITERTAELRDAIHESEQWFHISRDINAAQSYGEIVGAIARNLTVPGFSVVLSVFDDIDEHTATKSDVYTVRLDDPDGATPLVTEQGRTGTLSEWVVAQDVRVVADISALDHDIPQDVIETLQSDPIRRLNRGHPIRALMATELKLGKRVIGSLWLTRAEPYPFSDRNVRLMRIMSELTANAVERVWLYAEQVTAAQRLREADNVKSRFLASMSHELRTPLNAILNFTRFVSSGMLGPINDEQLDALNKTVSSSKHLLNLINDVLDVSKIESDMLTLFVEPGVLLGPEIEAAATAGEALLADKPVTIVRDVPADLPAIVGDRRRIRQILLNLVSNACKFTDSGAITIKASADDTAVRITVTDTGPGIPQDTAEIIFEPFRQTMRGISHGSGTGLGLPIARKLVEAHEGRLWLDTSVTSGASFVVDLPIASEVLVAKLPKAEDAT
- a CDS encoding response regulator encodes the protein MSAPLIVCIEDDPFSADVLRGLIKGARPDVSLTVFSDSADILGRVETLGQVPALFLIDIHMLPHDGFAVLKMLRADTRFRSVRVIAVTASVMNEEVDMLRSSGFDGAIGKPLDFDVFPSLLERLLNGHEVWYVT
- a CDS encoding response regulator, which produces MSPSAAAAQRHALVIDDNRSNIEVLTALLRMEGVHVTSFLRPDQALESLAALKPVDVVFCDIEMPAVSGFDLLPELKRILGNDVPIIAYTVHTSEIELARRRGFSGFLGKPVDGEQFSKHLSRILAGLPVWEIP
- a CDS encoding iron-sulfur cluster assembly scaffold protein, translating into MFSADDYRTIILEEARSPQHYGLLNPADFDHEEHNPLCGDQVRLTLRVDPDGVIREVGWEGAGCAISQASTSFFSDHLLGMTLDDARQITREEVLDMIGLPLLPNRQRCALLPLKVLLLGLRDVGGWEQVEDSIG
- a CDS encoding cysteine desulfurase — protein: MYDVEAVRAQFPILSRVHNSGQPLIYLDNAATSQKPERVIEAMSRYYREYNSNVHRGIHQLSEEATAAYEGARKTIGRFINAASWREVVFTRGTTEALNLVAYAWGRANLGPGDRVVSTVMEHHANIVPWQILAAERGFELVFAPLTPTGELDMDALAALVSGGQTRLLTVTHVSNVLGTVNPVAELAQLAHKHGALICVDGAQAVSHQPVDVQALDVDFYAFSGHKMCGPTGIGVLYGRRALLDATPPFMGGGDMIETVRLTGSTFAPPPYKFEAGTPSIAEAVGLGEAVAFLEELGREPVQAHVELLTDYATERLSALPGVALVGSPRTRSGAVTFTVDGLHAHDVAQWLDMSGIAVRAGHHCAMPLHTELKLTASSRASVALYTTVAEIDALAERLALVQKELL